In Scatophagus argus isolate fScaArg1 chromosome 14, fScaArg1.pri, whole genome shotgun sequence, the following proteins share a genomic window:
- the tmem135 gene encoding transmembrane protein 135, which yields MAALSKIPHNCYEIGHTWNPSCVQSAVDITKGALEVSFKIYAPLYLIAAILRRRKKDYYLKRLVPEILWSTSFLTANGGLYIVFFCILRKLLGGFYSWSGGFFSALPASYIAILVERKSRRGLLTIYMANLATETLFRMAVTRGIIKPIKHGEVLLFCLTASLYMFFFRSKDGLKGFAFSALKFIIGKEEIPTHSLTAEHTCTRPLERTAAIETEDSRVSAGRPSSKRKTLLAYTRELLESICKKGPRHRCCKHYQDNCISYCLKGFIRMFSVGYLIQCCLKVPSAFRQMFSKPSRLPSLFYNKENFQLGAFLGSFVSIYKGASCLLRWLRNIDDELHALIAGFLAGLSMFFYRSTTISMYLFTKLVETMYFKGIEAGRFPYFPHADTVLYAISTAICFQAAVMEVQNLRPAYWKFLLRLTKGRFALMNRQVLDVFGTQASRDFKGFVPKLDPCHTTVLPPGADIQLG from the exons ATGGCTGCCCTCAGTAAAATACCGCACAACTGCTACGAGATCGGTCATACATGGAACCCTTCGTGCGTGCAGTCTGCTGTGGATATAACCAAGGGTGCTCTGGAAGTCTCCTTCAAAATATACGCCCCTCTTTACCTG ATAGCAGCAATTctaaggaggaggaagaaggattACTATTTAAAAAGGCTTGTCCCTGAGATCCTATGGTCTACCTCTTTCCTCACTGCCAATGGAGGTCTCTACATTGTTTTCTTCTGTATTCTCAG GAAGCTTTTGGGTGGGTTTTACTCCTGGTCTGGTGGGTTTTTCTCAGCACTGCCTGCCTCCTATATTGCCATCCTTGTGGAGCGCAAGAGCAG GAGAGGGCTGCTGACAATATACATGGCAAATCTT GCCACTGAGACTTTGTTCCGCATGGCGGTAACACGAGGCATCATCAAACCCATCAAACACGGCGAG gtGCTCTTGTTCTGCTTAACCGCATCGCTCTACATGTTCTTCTTCAG gaGTAAAGATGGTCTCAAAGGCTTTGCATTCTCTGCATTAAA GTTCATCATTGGGAAAGAAGAGATtcccactcactctctcacagcAGAACACACCTGCACAAGGCCCCTTGAGAGGACAGCTGCTATAGAGACTGAGGATTCACGGGTGTCTGCCGGGAGGCCCAGCTCTAAGAGGAAAACTCTGTTAGCCTACACCAGGGAACTGTTAGAATCAAT ATGCAAAAAGGGTCCAAGACACAGATGTTGTAAACATTACCAAGACAACTGCATTTCCTACTGTCTTAAA GGTTTTATCAGGATGTTCAGTGTTGGCTACCTGATTCAGTGTTGTCTTAAAGTACCCTCAGCATTCAGGCAGATGTTCTCTAAACCCTCGCGACTCCCTTCACTCTTCTACAACAAAGAGAACTTCCAGCTAGGAGCCTTTCTAGGGTCTTTCGTCAGTATCTACAAG GGAGCTAGCTGCTTGTTGCGATGGTTGCGTAACATTGATGATGAACTCCATGCACTGATTGCTG GTTTTCTGGCTGGCTTGTCCATGTTCTTCTACAGAAGCACGACAATATCCATGTATCTCTTCACAAAGCTGGTGGAG ACCATGTACTTCAAGGGCATTGAAGCTGGAAGATTCCCCTACTTCCCTCATGCAGACACAGTTCTGTATGCCATCTCCACTGCTATCTGTTTCCAAGCC GctgtgatggaagtgcagaACCTCAGGCCTGCGTACTGGAAGTTCCTGTTGCGTTTAACGAAGGGCAG GTTTGCTCTGATGAACAGACAAGTGTTAGATGTATTTGGGACGCAGGCCTCCAGGGACTTTAAAGGATTTGTGCCCAAACTGGACCCTTGTCACACCACAGTGCTTCCGCCAGGAGCCGACATCCAGCTTGGTTGA